CTGAGAGCGTAAAACTGCCAGCTCTCAGGCAGCCACGCCAAGGACAGGAACGGACAACGAGAACCCAGGACAGGGCTCCAGCCGAAGAAAGACCTCTCTGCCCAGGCCTTGGGGCTGCGTCCTATTTTTCAGACACATTATCTCAATTAATCCTCAGGATTAATTAATCATAGTCACTggttgataataataaaaaatcatatagggcttccctggtggcgcagtggttgagagtccgcctgccgatgcaggggacacgggttcgtgccccggtctgggaagatcccacatgccgcggagcggctgggcccgtgagccatggccgctgagcctgcgcgtccggagcctgtgctccgcaacgggagtggccacagtagtgagaggcccgcgtaccacacacacacacaaaaaaaatcatatgatattagtaacaataattaataaaaattcttcttaatctccattttacaggaggAGAGACTGGAATGGTTAAATTCACGTCTAAGGTCACCCAGCAGGTCCAGAATTCACCAGCTGCTTCTGAGCCCTCTCTGTGGGCTTCTCCAAGGAGGGAGCAGTTATGCTTCAAGCAGGCTGAACTCACTTAATTTTGCTTTTCTGCTTGCTTTCTGAGTAGAGAAGCTGCAGAAAAGGAAGGGAGTACACTTCCCATTAGGGTGAAGGAGATTAATTGGCAGCTTCCACCCCTCCGGCACACAGCACTGAATGGGTTAAGGCTGTTTCCATCCAAGACTGCAGTTCAAGACTCAGCAGAAAGTTTACAATTTGATGCTAAGGTATGAGTGAGTGAGTTACTAACTTCAGACTTGtagttttttcctctttctctttccatcctGACTGGCTCCTAAGAAGATTCAGGGTGGCTGATAAAGGTAATACACATAGAAGAGGATTAactgaattaagaaaaatgaggccAAGGACAAAGTGAGATGGAAACCAGAGTGAGGGGCATGCAGCGAGAGGCAACTAGAAAGTCCTATGAACTTGCTAGAAGCAGGCCGCTGATTCGGCTCTAAGCATCCCAGCAGCCAGCAGTAAATAGGAAATGTGACTGGTTAGCTGGTTCAACAGCGGGCACGAGGTCTAAACAAATCTGAGCTTAGAAAAGGCAGGGCTGCCCCTCATCCCAAGACTCTTGCCTCCCAAGGTTCCTCGTGAAGAGCCCTGTGCAGTGTTAACAGGTGAGGTCCTCAACGTGGTTGTCCTGCCCACACAGCGGTGAGGGCCCAGAGCTGCTGCTTGTATACCAGCAACCCAGGAAGGGCTTAACTGGAATCACTGACACAGCAACGACAGTGGATACTAGCAGTGCTAATTAGGTACCACCCACTATAGCAAGCACTTTGGCTGCATTATGTCAACTAACACAGCACTGACCCTACGGGGACCAGGGGACTAGCTCAAGGCCTGGAGGCCTTTCGCCCTCAGGGGCTTTCACCTGCCTAAGAGCCCACAGTCCACCTGCCCGCTTTCTTCCCCCCTGAGCTGCAGAACACCCTGACGCGCCCTAACCCCAGAACGTAAGACCTGccttcctcaccccttccctggcCCTCTCCACACCCGGGGCCTGGCATCCAATCCTAGCCCACGTTTACATTTGCTCCTGCCTCATGCCAGCCCGACACAGCTGCATTCTGCAGGCTGCCGTTTCTGGCCCCTCAGAGAACTGCCTTTACTAACCCTCACCTGGAGCACAGGGCTGCTGTCCACAACAAGTGGCACCGTGAAAAGTTTATTTGTTGGAGGGACACATCAAGGATTCTGTCCCCTCCATCCCAGAGGGTCCCACAGGCAGAGGCCTTTAAATCTCAGGAAACACTGTTTTTAATGGCTCCTCTGCCTTGAACCTTGTCAACACTGTGACTCTCAGACCTGACCACCTGAACAAGTTCACCCTATGTGGACTTCTGCCCACCTCCGATCTGGGCTGCCTTTGCCCACCCCTGTGCCCCTACCTGCAGCAAGTTGCTTCCGGAGCCGCGGCAGGAGAAAAGGAGGGTTCACAAGGACCAGCTTCCCGAGGCACTCGGCCACCACCCCCCGGGTGCCCTCCTCGGCGCCCTCGCAGCGCTGGAACAGCAGGGCCCAGATGTCCTCGGCGTAGGGCTTCAGGCTGTCAGGCTGGGCGGCCCCCAGGGCCTCCCGGAGCGAGTGTAGCAGCAGGTACCGCCGCCGGGGCTCGGCCTCCATCTGCCCCAGCAGGAAGGGCAGGAAGTCAGGCAGGTTCCCCGCGCCCACGCGGCCCAGCGCGTAGGAGGCAGCCGCCCTCACGTCCTCGCTGGGCGAGCCCAAAGCTTCCAGGAGCACCGCCTTCAGCTCCTGCTGGGGGCCCGGCCCGGCCACCTGGCCCACCTCGGCCAGCGACAGGAACGCCAGGACCTTGACCCCTGGGCTCGAGCTGGGCGACCTGGCATCAGAGACCAGGCGGTTGACTGTGCCCGCCACCTCCTGGGGACAGGCCACCGCGAGGGCCGCCACGCACCGAGCCAGCGAGTGGAACACCTGCTTGTGCAGGCCGGGCCCGCCGTCCGCCACCTGCTCGTAAACGGGCGCCGTGAGCAGGCCAACAAGCTCGGCGTAGTCCACGCACGGCGGCCGGGTCCCCACCAGGGCCTGTAGGAAGCCTTCAGCGGCCGCTAGCACACCGGCTGGCAGGAGGGGCGAGCGCAGCAAACGCAGCAGCTCTGCCAGCACAGGGCCGCTGACCTCGGCCAACGAGTCTGGCTGGGCGCGGGTCACGGTGGCGAGGAAGTCCACAGCCAGCTGGGCCACGTGCATGTCGTTCTCACTGACAAGGGAGGGCAGCTCGGCCAGCACAGCTCGCACGGCGGATGGCGGGAGGCCGAGGCCCTGACTCTGGGCCAGGGCAGCCAGGGCGGCCAGTGTGGCCAGCCGCAGCGCCCGCTGGTTCTTCCGCAAGAACGAGGCCAGAATGGGCAGCGCCTCGGCTAGTATGGGCTGCAGGTCGATCCGCAGTGGGGACACGGCCACCAGTGTCAGCGCCTTGACGGCAGAAAGCCGGGTGATCTCATTCCGCAGGCGGTCCAGGAGAAGCAAGAGTGACGGCTCCAGGTTATCCCCGAGCCGGTCACCCAGGTGGCCCACGAGGTGGCCCATGCAGGAGATGGCCCGCTCCTTCACCTCCTGGTCCAGGTCAGCGGCACGAAGCCGTGCCAGGGTGGCCGCGGACATCTCTCCAATGTAGGGCTCGGGGTCCAGCAGCCGAGGCCCGTCCAGCGGCCACAGGGCCCTCACCAGCTCCTGGAGCACCAGCAGGGCCTCGGCTGCGATCTTGTAGAAAGGGTCAGCCACGCAGGCCATCACAGGTGGCAGGAGAGTGGGCAGCTGGGGATGGAAGGCCTCAGCCGGCTCTGTGCCCAGCAGCCCCTGCAGGAAAGCCAGGGCATCCATCCGGATGGTGGAGGAGCTGGAGCGGTCCGCCAGCGAGAAGACGATGCCTGCGGGTGGGAGGCAAGGTTACCAGGCCACAGACCCTGACCCAACTCAGCCCTCCCTGGATGCAGGGGTGGAGTACCCTCAGGTGTCTGAGCTGGACCCAGGCACCTGGGATCTCATGCAGCAGATTCTATGAGGTCAGGGCTTGGCCGGGGCCAGGGCTGAGGACACAGGCCAGAAAAcctatttaaaaacagaacatggCACCCCGGCCCTGTTTTCACTGctggcagtggggagccactgtAGGTTGCTGAACAGGGGCACTCTCAGGGAttgggggctggggcctgggttcaggaAGAAGCCCAGAACAGCAGACACTGGGTTCCAGTCCATCTTACCTGCTACCAGCACGGGCATGTGCTCTGCCAGGCTGCCCGGAAGGACGCCTGCCAGCTCGGTGAGGAGGCTGAAGCAACCCTGGCGGGCCCTGACACTCCGATCTTTAAGCTGCCTCTGCAGGGCCTTAATCACAAGAGGCACCTGTGGATGGAGGGGGGAGGTCAGTGACCACCCGGGAACCTCCACACCCCACCCACTACTGGGGGACTCGGCCCGGGCACCTGCCCATGGAGGACCCCCAGCATGGAGAGGATCATTCCACCCCAAGCTTCCCATCACTTGCTCTGTACCAGGCACCTGATTCCACACTCACCAGCTGACAGatgggaaacaggcacagagttgaagtaacttgctcaaggtcaccggGCAGTGTGGTTCTCACTCCTACGCTTGGTGAGGGTGAAGCACCggggcccccttccctcctccagctaGATTCCCTCCCCAGTGAGTTCATCCACTTCTGAGTTGAGGATTCCCCTGAAGCAATGACTCCTAGATCTACATCTCTGACACGAGACTTGTGTGCCGACTGCCCGCCAGACACCTCTACTCCGGCATCCAACGAGGGCTTCGAACATAAATGTCCAGAACAGAACTCTGGACATGCCCCCGCTCCACCCTCCACCATGTCAGGGACTGCACTATTTTTAGCCAGAGCCCCGAACTCACATGACACCTCCCTGCCCCTTGCCTTTCACATCCATCTGCAAACCCCAAAACTATCTCTCAAGTCCCACCAcctgtccccctgccccctgcccaagGCACCAAGCCCTTTCACCTGCACAGCTGCAGCGGCCTCCAGCCCGTTACAATCCATTCCCCACAAAGCAGCCAGAGTGAGCCTTTTCAAATGTGAGTGGGATCCCATAATTCCCCTCCCGTGGCGTCTACCCTCTTAGAATAAAACTGAACCCCCTTGCTGTGGCCTAGAACCCTACTCGTGCTGTTGGCTATCTGCCCGAGACTGTGTGGTCCAGGGGCAGGGACTTCATCTGTCTTGCCCCCTGTTGTGCCCCGCCACTTCATACACAGGGCCAGGGccgggcacacagcaggtgctcggTACTCACAATCCAGTGGGTGGAGAGATGGGGGGCGGTGGGAGGgtgaggggatggaggagggaagggtggtgagcaggagggaggggcagggggaggggcgggcaggCACACCTGTCCTCGCAGCATCTGGAGGTTGCTGCCCGACTGGGTGGGCTCCTCCTCCAGCCATCCCTTCGGGGGCCGCGTCTGCCGCAGCAGCACGATGTAAGCCCCGAACACGTCGGCCTTGACGTTCTCCTCGCGTTCCCTGAAGCGGCGGATGAGCACGGGCGCCAGGGTGCAGTGGAAGTTGGTCAGTAGGTCGGGCCGAGAGCTGATCAGGGCCGCCAGGCACTTGGCCGCTGCCCGGCGCACCTTCCAGCTCATGTCATCATCGTCGCTGTACTCGTCCTCGCTCTCTGGGGCGGGAACCAGACACCCATGGAGCCCTGCGCACCACCCAGGGCGGTCTCCCAGGACGGAGGGATGAGAAGTgagggggcagtgaggagggCTCCGCCGGGGCCTCACCTTTCCATGGTCACTACCCGTTAATGAACACCTGCCCTGTGCTAGGGGTGGCGTCAAGCAGGGAACCAGCTGGAGGTAGGCCAGGGTCCTCCCGCTGCCTCCAGACTCCTGGTTGTATTGACTACACCAGGGAAAAACTGACTCCCAAGCTTCCAGTGAGGATTTAGGGAATCCATTTGGGGCACAAGACCCAAACTTTGGTTTCAGGACTGGCTGCGTGATGTTTCATTTACTGGAATTTCAGAAGGGAAAGGTGATAGCTCCCCGCCCCAGACAGAGCCCTGATTCCAGCTTCCAAGCAGGACTAACAATTAAGGAAAAGCTGTATTTGTGTGGCTCTCCACTCTCCAAGCTCCCCCAAGAGATCAGAGCTCAAGTCTTCACCATGCCTCAGGAATGAAGGTGTCTTGAGCCCCCTTTTATAGATGATACAtgtaaggctcagagagggcgaAGACTCTCCTGAGAACACACAGCTAGAAACAGCAGAGATGAATGAGGCCCACAGAGGCAACTCATACATCTGGGAGACACACATGAGGCTCAGAGGGGGACGGTCCTCCCTAGGGACACCCCCAGGCACAGGCTCAAAGGCCAGCATATTCCTACCCACACTGCCCTGCAGAGAACTCAGACTCTCAGAGCACGGCATCTGGACAAGCCATAGTGGGCCAGATGGATGGTCCCCCAGATGTGTCCCCTCTGATGGACCCTCGTTATCTCCACCCTATGTCACCCATGAAGAAACATCCAGAGCTCCCTGTTACTAACAAGAAAATGCCCAATCTCCTTGGCCGGGCATTTGAGCCCAAAATGCCTGTCCAATCTCATCTCCTACCACCGCATCTCGTTCTGAGTGCCCATCAGGACCTAAGGCCTTCACCTCCATCAATGCCTCCAGGGCCCAGGGCCTTCCCTCTGAGTGACAGAAAGACCCACAGGcacagaaggaaagaagccattgAGTCCATCCCCCATCCAGGTATCTCTCCCTGTCAGTGCCAATCATTCCACCACTAGAGCTTCACTCTGCTGGGTTAAAGCAATGGCTCTTGGAAGCCGTAACTAAAAGGGTACAGAGATGGCAGCACGAGGTGGGGGAGTCTGGCAAACATGGCTCCAAGTCCCAGCTACGACACTTCCTAGTTGTGTTATCTCAGGCAAATCTCTTCTCATTAAGTCTCAATCTCCTTGTCTGAAATATGGGGATGACAATAAATACCTGGTTTCCTAGGGTCATTATAAGGAACATGAAATAAGAGAGtactcaggggacttccctgctagtccagtggttaagaatccaccttccaaagcGGGGGacgtggatttgatccctggtcggggaactaagatcccacatgccatggggcaactaagcccgcgcgccacaactagagggaagcccgagcgccacaacgaaagatcccgcgtgtcacaactaagacctgacacagccaaaaataaacaaataaatatttaaaaagaaaatagcacaGAGGACATcaggagatgctcaataaacaacAGCAATTACTACTATCTTGTGATCTGTGCAATCAGAGAGTGTGGGTACCACAGAGGATCCAGATTTccaagggcagggctggagcCTGAGGAAGAGCTGGGATCAGGATGGGGGCACCAGATGTGGCCCCTGTCTTTGGCTGGGGGATTCCCGGGAAGGCTGCACCCATTTCCACCCACCAGCCCAAGGACAAGTTGGCCACTCACCCTGCTCACTGAACTCACTGTCCTCTGTCTCCATCTGCTCCTCTTCCCCGTCACTGTCATAGTTATAGTTGGGGTCGTGCTTTATGTACTGGAGGCAGAGACTGGTCACGCTGGGCACGTGGGGGCCCATCTCCTTGGGGCACCTGTGGGGTGGGATGCGGGAGGCTCTGCTGGACCCAGGCAAGACAGGGTTGGGGATGGGGCCCAGTGGTGAGTCCTGAGACCTGACTGCTTTGAGGCCAGCATCCTGCCCCCACGCCATCCCCACCAACTTCTCAAAGAAACCCCAGGGCCCCCATTTTCCAGCACCCCTGTTGCACCTACTTCCTCAGGAAGGCCTCGAATGCCTGGAGGCAGGACTCCCGAAGCTCATCATCATCCAGGTTGCAGAACTCCTCCACCAGGGGCACCAGTCGGTCCAGATGGGTCCCTGCAGGGCCAGATGGGTCACTGAGGCAAGGTGAGATGAGGCCAGACCATCTCCAGGGCTCCCCCAGCCCACAGCATTCAGCCTGCGCCTGCACCTGCAGCCCTGGCCACTGCAAAGTTACTCAGAGGCTTCAGAGTCAAGCAGATGTGGGTTCTAGCCCTGACTCAGCACCCTATAAGCTATGGGACCTTGGGCACTTCGCAACATTCTTTAACCTCAGACCACTCATCTTCACAGTAGGGATAACAACGCCTACCAGCCAGAGAGTTTGTCAAGATTAACAGTAAGATTCAGGTAAAGATCTCCACCCAGGTCCTGGCACGaagcaggcactcaataagtagCTTCTGTTGTTGAAACTATTACTCACGTTCTTGCCTAATTTCCTGCGCTAGGTTGTAAACCTGGGCAAGGAAAGTGGGGAGGCAGGCACTGCCCTTACAAACCAGGCAAGAGGGGCCCCCCCACTGCCCCCGGGGCTTTATACGGACTCTGCCCTAGCTTTTCTCCAGCCGTACCCTTCCCTACCCTGAACCTTTCCGGTCCTGTGCAGTTCTCTTGCCCAGGTCCATGCTCCCGAGGGTGGCTGCTGTTTGGGGGGATGTGGACAGAGTATGGACTGCAGGCTGGGGCCTCCATGTGCGCTTTTAAGGTCCCCTGCAGTGAGCgagccagaggggagggagggcagaccGTGGCCACTCTACTTACACTGCCCTGTTCTAGCCCGAACTAACTCCAAGGTGTTTGAGAATAAATTCAAAACTGATTACAGGATTCCATTTCTACAAAACTCATCTCTGGtgacagaaagcaggtcagtggttgcctagggtgGGGCAGAGGGTAGATGGACTGCAAAgaggcacaaggaaacttttgggggtgatggaaatgtgcATCTTGATTGCGGTGGTAGTTTCACAAGTGCGCGAAAAGGTCAAAAcacactgaattatacactttaagtaGTGCGGTTTATTGTACATACATCATCCCTTTGGAGGCATGACTTATAATTACCCTCGCGAGCCTCTGGGTAGGGCTCAGAAGCAGGTTGAGCTCAGGGCCCACCTGGCTGCCTCTCGAGCCCTCTTCCTCTTCAGGCGCTTCAGCACCGCCACCGACCCTCCCCACCTCAACCACGCCCCCTAACCAGAGGTGGTTCACCCGGGCCCCACCCCCTCAGCCCAGGTCCCGCCCCTCTCCCGGGATCCCCGTAGTCGGCCCCGCCCCCTTACGTGGGGCCCCGCCCCCTTACCGAGGCGGTGGCCTGCCTGGCGGCCAACGCTGCCCAGGCACTGGATCAGGGTGCGGATCGCCGCGGGGCTCGCGGGCGCGCGTGGGCCAGGCAGCCGGTCCAGCAGGTGGTCCGCAAGCTCGACGAAGAGGTCGGTGCTGCAGGCGGCCGCCAGATGGCCGAGCGCCCCAACGGCCCGCTTGCGCACGGCCAGGCGCGGACTGCTCAGCTGCGGCAGCAGACAGTGCAGGAGGCTGGCGTGGAAGGCGCCCAGCGGGGCGCCCAGCCTGGGGAGCCGGAAGGAAGGGGTGTCGGGCGAGGCCCACCCGGCGGGCAGCCTGGGCCAGGcacttcccctctccccatgGGTGCCTGGCCGCCTCCCCCATTATGACAACCCAAGGACCCTCACCCTCCCCATCACTGAGGCCAGAGTGATCTAAAGTgtgcctcgggcttccctggtggcgcagtggtttagagtccacctgccaatgcaggggacacgggttcgtgccccggtccgggaagatcccccatgccgcagagcggctgggcccgtgagccatggccgctgagcctgcgcgtccggaacctgtgctccgcagcgggagaggccacaacagtgagaggcctgcgtaccgcaaaaaaataaataaataaaaaagtgtgCCTCTGCCTAactccttcagtggctccccaatGCCCTTTAGATAAGCTGAGCTCCGGGCTCAAGGCAAGAGGGAACACCAGAGCATGGTTTCTGCACAGATAGAACGCAGCCCCTGCAGCAGCTTCTGTCCCACCTTCAAACCAGGCCTGTGCTTTTCCTGTCCCATATGTGTCCTGAAACCTTTTCTTCTCTCACTCTACACCAACACATTGACCTCACCCTCCCATATCTCTCTgtccagcccagacctctctcctgggtttcatttatttatgtgttcACCTACTATGTGACAGGGCCTGGGCTGGAAACTCGGGAGAGCAAGACGGACTCTGGCCCTCAGTCCTGCCCTATGGAGTTTTCCGTTGAGTGGGTACCTCCCAGGcacctcaaattcaacatgttCCAAACGGAAACCATCACGCCCACCCCGACATTGCTCCTGGAGCGCACCTACACGGCCAGTGGCCCTGTGTCTGTGCCCACAGTTAGGAAAG
This genomic interval from Lagenorhynchus albirostris chromosome 10, mLagAlb1.1, whole genome shotgun sequence contains the following:
- the CAND2 gene encoding cullin-associated NEDD8-dissociated protein 2 isoform X4; the encoded protein is MLPRQPQLSVTFQLRLHCNFKCRGQGIRPHGSAQLFMATSDLMSELQKDSIQLDEDSERKVVKMLLRLLEDKNGEVQNLAVKCLGPLVGKVKEYQVETIVDALCANMRSDKEQLRDVAGIGLKTVLSELPPAATGSGLATSVCRKITGQLTSAIAQQEDVAVQLEALDILSDMLSRLGAPLGAFHASLLHCLLPQLSSPRLAVRKRAVGALGHLAAACSTDLFVELADHLLDRLPGPRAPASPAAIRTLIQCLGSVGRQAGHRLGTHLDRLVPLVEEFCNLDDDELRESCLQAFEAFLRKCPKEMGPHVPSVTSLCLQYIKHDPNYNYDSDGEEEQMETEDSEFSEQESEDEYSDDDDMSWKVRRAAAKCLAALISSRPDLLTNFHCTLAPVLIRRFREREENVKADVFGAYIVLLRQTRPPKGWLEEEPTQSGSNLQMLRGQVPLVIKALQRQLKDRSVRARQGCFSLLTELAGVLPGSLAEHMPVLVAGIVFSLADRSSSSTIRMDALAFLQGLLGTEPAEAFHPQLPTLLPPVMACVADPFYKIAAEALLVLQELVRALWPLDGPRLLDPEPYIGEMSAATLARLRAADLDQEVKERAISCMGHLVGHLGDRLGDNLEPSLLLLLDRLRNEITRLSAVKALTLVAVSPLRIDLQPILAEALPILASFLRKNQRALRLATLAALAALAQSQGLGLPPSAVRAVLAELPSLVSENDMHVAQLAVDFLATVTRAQPDSLAEVSGPVLAELLRLLRSPLLPAGVLAAAEGFLQALVGTRPPCVDYAELVGLLTAPVYEQVADGGPGLHKQVFHSLARCVAALAVACPQEVAGTVNRLVSDARSPSSSPGVKVLAFLSLAEVGQVAGPGPQQELKAVLLEALGSPSEDVRAAASYALGRVGAGNLPDFLPFLLGQMEAEPRRRYLLLHSLREALGAAQPDSLKPYAEDIWALLFQRCEGAEEGTRGVVAECLGKLVLVNPPFLLPRLRKQLAAGQPHTRCTVITALKFLISDQPHPIDPILKTFVGEFMESLQDPDLNVRRATLAFFNSAVHNKPSLVRDLLDDILPLLYQETKIRRDLIREVEMGPFKHTVDDGLDVRKAAFESMYSLLESCLGQLDICEFLNHVEDGLKDHYDIRMLTFIMLARLATLCPVPVLQRVDRLIEPLRATCTAKVKAGSVKQEFEKQDELKRSAMRAVAALLTIPEVGKSPIMADFSSQIRSNPELATLFESIQKDSASAPSTDSMELS
- the CAND2 gene encoding cullin-associated NEDD8-dissociated protein 2 isoform X2 — its product is MSTAAFHISSLLEKMTSSDKDFRFMATSDLMSELQKDSIQLDEDSERKVVKMLLRLLEDKNGEVQNLAVKCLGPLVGKVKEYQVETIVDALCANMRSDKEQLRDVAGIGLKTVLSELPPAATGSGLATSVCRKITGQLTSAIAQQEDVAVQLEALDILSDMLSRLGAPLGAFHASLLHCLLPQLSSPRLAVRKRAVGALGHLAAACSTDLFVELADHLLDRLPGPRAPASPAAIRTLIQCLGSVGRQAGHRLGTHLDRLVPLVEEFCNLDDDELRESCLQAFEAFLRKCPKEMGPHVPSVTSLCLQYIKHDPNYNYDSDGEEEQMETEDSEFSEQESEDEYSDDDDMSWKVRRAAAKCLAALISSRPDLLTNFHCTLAPVLIRRFREREENVKADVFGAYIVLLRQTRPPKGWLEEEPTQSGSNLQMLRGQVPLVIKALQRQLKDRSVRARQGCFSLLTELAGVLPGSLAEHMPVLVAGIVFSLADRSSSSTIRMDALAFLQGLLGTEPAEAFHPQLPTLLPPVMACVADPFYKIAAEALLVLQELVRALWPLDGPRLLDPEPYIGEMSAATLARLRAADLDQEVKERAISCMGHLVGHLGDRLGDNLEPSLLLLLDRLRNEITRLSAVKALTLVAVSPLRIDLQPILAEALPILASFLRKNQRALRLATLAALAALAQSQGLGLPPSAVRAVLAELPSLVSENDMHVAQLAVDFLATVTRAQPDSLAEVSGPVLAELLRLLRSPLLPAGVLAAAEGFLQALVGTRPPCVDYAELVGLLTAPVYEQVADGGPGLHKQVFHSLARCVAALAVACPQEVAGTVNRLVSDARSPSSSPGVKVLAFLSLAEVGQVAGPGPQQELKAVLLEALGSPSEDVRAAASYALGRVGAGNLPDFLPFLLGQMEAEPRRRYLLLHSLREALGAAQPDSLKPYAEDIWALLFQRCEGAEEGTRGVVAECLGKLVLVNPPFLLPRLRKQLAAGQPHTRCTVITALKFLISDQPHPIDPILKTFVGEFMESLQDPDLNVRRATLAFFNSAVHNKPSLVRDLLDDILPLLYQETKIRRDLIREPPARCHPSLLQVEMGPFKHTVDDGLDVRKAAFESMYSLLESCLGQLDICEFLNHVEDGLKDHYDIRGLLLSVLGHFTKNCLLPPGQMLTFIMLARLATLCPVPVLQRVDRLIEPLRATCTAKVKAGSVKQEFEKQDELKRSAMRAVAALLTIPEVGKSPIMADFSSQIRSNPELATLFESIQKDSASAPSTDSMELS
- the CAND2 gene encoding cullin-associated NEDD8-dissociated protein 2 isoform X5; translated protein: MSTAAFHISSLLEKMTSSDKDFRFMATSDLMSELQKDSIQLDEDSERKVVKMLLRLLEDKNGEVQNLAVKCLGPLVGKVKEYQVETIVDALCANMRSDKEQLRDVAGIGLKTVLSELPPAATGSGLATSVCRKITGQLTSAIAQQEDVAVQLEALDILSDMLSRLGAPLGAFHASLLHCLLPQLSSPRLAVRKRAVGALGHLAAACSTDLFVELADHLLDRLPGPRAPASPAAIRTLIQCLGSVGRQAGHRLGTHLDRLVPLVEEFCNLDDDELRESCLQAFEAFLRKCPKEMGPHVPSVTSLCLQYIKHDPNYNYDSDGEEEQMETEDSEFSEQESEDEYSDDDDMSWKVRRAAAKCLAALISSRPDLLTNFHCTLAPVLIRRFREREENVKADVFGAYIVLLRQTRPPKGWLEEEPTQSGSNLQMLRGQVPLVIKALQRQLKDRSVRARQGCFSLLTELAGVLPGSLAEHMPVLVAGIVFSLADRSSSSTIRMDALAFLQGLLGTEPAEAFHPQLPTLLPPVMACVADPFYKIAAEALLVLQELVRALWPLDGPRLLDPEPYIGEMSAATLARLRAADLDQEVKERAISCMGHLVGHLGDRLGDNLEPSLLLLLDRLRNEITRLSAVKALTLVAVSPLRIDLQPILAEALPILASFLRKNQRALRLATLAALAALAQSQGLGLPPSAVRAVLAELPSLVSENDMHVAQLAVDFLATVTRAQPDSLAEVSGPVLAELLRLLRSPLLPAGVLAAAEGFLQALVGTRPPCVDYAELVGLLTAPVYEQVADGGPGLHKQVFHSLARCVAALAVACPQEVAGTVNRLVSDARSPSSSPGVKVLAFLSLAEVGQVAGPGPQQELKAVLLEALGSPSEDVRAAASYALGRVGAGNLPDFLPFLLGQMEAEPRRRYLLLHSLREALGAAQPDSLKPYAEDIWALLFQRCEGAEEGTRGVVAECLGKLVLVNPPFLLPRLRKQLAAGQPHTRCTVITALKFLISDQPHPIDPILKTFVGEFMESLQDPDLNVRRATLAFFNSAVHNKPSLVRDLLDDILPLLYQETKIRRDLIREVEMGPFKHTVDDGLDVRKAAFESMYSLLESCLGQLDICEFLNHVEDGLKDHYDIRMLTFIMLARLATLCPVPVLQRVDRLIEPLRATCTAKVKAGSVKQEFEKQDELKRSAMRAVAALLTIPEVGKSPIMADFSSQIRSNPELATLFESIQKDSASAPSTDSMELS
- the CAND2 gene encoding cullin-associated NEDD8-dissociated protein 2 isoform X1, which gives rise to MLPRQPQLSVTFQLRLHCNFKCRGQGIRPHGSAQLFMATSDLMSELQKDSIQLDEDSERKVVKMLLRLLEDKNGEVQNLAVKCLGPLVGKVKEYQVETIVDALCANMRSDKEQLRDVAGIGLKTVLSELPPAATGSGLATSVCRKITGQLTSAIAQQEDVAVQLEALDILSDMLSRLGAPLGAFHASLLHCLLPQLSSPRLAVRKRAVGALGHLAAACSTDLFVELADHLLDRLPGPRAPASPAAIRTLIQCLGSVGRQAGHRLGTHLDRLVPLVEEFCNLDDDELRESCLQAFEAFLRKCPKEMGPHVPSVTSLCLQYIKHDPNYNYDSDGEEEQMETEDSEFSEQESEDEYSDDDDMSWKVRRAAAKCLAALISSRPDLLTNFHCTLAPVLIRRFREREENVKADVFGAYIVLLRQTRPPKGWLEEEPTQSGSNLQMLRGQVPLVIKALQRQLKDRSVRARQGCFSLLTELAGVLPGSLAEHMPVLVAGIVFSLADRSSSSTIRMDALAFLQGLLGTEPAEAFHPQLPTLLPPVMACVADPFYKIAAEALLVLQELVRALWPLDGPRLLDPEPYIGEMSAATLARLRAADLDQEVKERAISCMGHLVGHLGDRLGDNLEPSLLLLLDRLRNEITRLSAVKALTLVAVSPLRIDLQPILAEALPILASFLRKNQRALRLATLAALAALAQSQGLGLPPSAVRAVLAELPSLVSENDMHVAQLAVDFLATVTRAQPDSLAEVSGPVLAELLRLLRSPLLPAGVLAAAEGFLQALVGTRPPCVDYAELVGLLTAPVYEQVADGGPGLHKQVFHSLARCVAALAVACPQEVAGTVNRLVSDARSPSSSPGVKVLAFLSLAEVGQVAGPGPQQELKAVLLEALGSPSEDVRAAASYALGRVGAGNLPDFLPFLLGQMEAEPRRRYLLLHSLREALGAAQPDSLKPYAEDIWALLFQRCEGAEEGTRGVVAECLGKLVLVNPPFLLPRLRKQLAAGQPHTRCTVITALKFLISDQPHPIDPILKTFVGEFMESLQDPDLNVRRATLAFFNSAVHNKPSLVRDLLDDILPLLYQETKIRRDLIREPPARCHPSLLQVEMGPFKHTVDDGLDVRKAAFESMYSLLESCLGQLDICEFLNHVEDGLKDHYDIRGLLLSVLGHFTKNCLLPPGQMLTFIMLARLATLCPVPVLQRVDRLIEPLRATCTAKVKAGSVKQEFEKQDELKRSAMRAVAALLTIPEVGKSPIMADFSSQIRSNPELATLFESIQKDSASAPSTDSMELS